From one Lolium rigidum isolate FL_2022 chromosome 4, APGP_CSIRO_Lrig_0.1, whole genome shotgun sequence genomic stretch:
- the LOC124648019 gene encoding probable cytokinin riboside 5'-monophosphate phosphoribohydrolase LOGL9 — MEDTAAKVGGEGGVEVEVEEGPRFRRVCVFCGSRSGKRSSYRDAAVELGKELVARKMDLVYGGGSLGLMGEVSEAVHSAGGHVIGVIPTTLMGKEITGETVGEVLAVSGMHHRKAEMARNADAFIALPGGYGTLDELLEVISWAQLGIHTKPVGLLNVEGYYDFLLAFVDKAVDDGFIRPAQRHIFVSAPHARDLVYKLEEYAPVEEGDQATPKLRWEMEQVGYSATLLAEVARR; from the exons ATGGAGGATACGGCTGCTAAGgtaggcggcgagggcggcgtggaggtggaggtggaggagggtcCTCGGTTCCGGCGGGTGTGCGTGTTCTGCGGGAGCAGGTCCGGGAAGCGGAGCAGCTACCGGGACGCCGCCGTCGAGCTCGGCAAAGAGCTG GTCGCTCGTAAGATGGATCTGGTGTACGGAGGGGGCAGCCTGGGCCTCATGGGGGAGGTCTCCGAGGCCGTCCACAGCGCCGGCGGccatgtcatcgg CGTCATACCCACCACTCTCATGGGCAAGGAG ATCACCGGGGAGACGGTGGGTGAGGTATTGGCGGTGTCGGGGATGCACCATCGCAAGGCGGAGATGGCCCGCAACGCCGACGCCTTCATCGCGCTCCCCGGCGGCTACGGCACCCTCGACGAGCTGCTCGAGGTCATCTCCTGGGCGCAGCTCGGCATCCACACAAAACCT GTGGGTCTTCTGAACGTGGAGGGGTACTACGACTTCCTGCTGGCCTTCGTCGACAAGGCGGTGGACGACGGCTTCATCAGGCCCGCCCAGCGCCACATCTTCGTCAGCGCACCCCACGCCAGGGACCTTGTATACAAGCTCGAG GAGTACGCGCCGGTGGAGGAGGGTGACCAGGCGACGCCGAAGCTGCGGTGGGAGATGGAGCAGGTCGGCTACAGCGCCACGCTCCTCGCCGAGGTTGCTCGTCGTTGA